The sequence below is a genomic window from Paenibacillus silvisoli.
GTCGATGACGGTCAGCGCTTCCGTCTGGTCCCAGACCAAATCGCCGCCGCAGCCTAACCGTACCCGCCGCTCGAACGCATCATGCAGCTGCTCGTTGATCCGATAATGCTGGAACAAGGAAGCCTGTCCCTGCTTCTCGTACAGCCGAAGCCGCGGAATCATCGACGGCGCCATCTGTTTCATGAGCGTTTCCGTCTTCGCGTAGGCGGTGCGGTCGTCGATCCACAACTCGTCCATCTCGACCGTCAGCAAATCCCGGACAAGCCGGTGCACGAGGTCGGCTTCGCGGTGAAGCAGCGCAGGAGCGGCGGCCGATCGGCTGCGCAACTCGATGCCCTGCCACAGCTCGCGCAAAAATCGCACGTCGCCCTGCAAGGCGTCGCTGCTCTCGCCGATGGCGGCCGTTCGCAGGATGACGCCTTCGCCGGGCAGCCGAATCTGTTCCCCGATCGTACGCATGCGGGAGCGCTCGGCTTCGCCCATCACTTTCTTGGATATGCCTATGTAATCCGCTTCAGGCATATAAACGAGAAATCTGCCCGGCAGCGAGAAGTGCGTCGTCACGCGGGCGCCCTTGCTGCCAAGCGGCTCCTTCATGACTTGCACGATCAGCTCCTGGCCGGGACTCAGCAGCTGATTGATGTGCGGTTTTTCCTTGCTTTGCCGCTCCAGATGCGGATGCAGCAGATCGTCAATATAGAGAAACGCGTTCTTCGGAAGCCCGATGTCGACGAACGCCGCCTGCATGCCCGGGAGCACGTTGATGACCTTTCCTTTATACACGCTGCCAACGAGCTGTCCCGCGTCTTCCGTCTTCTCCATGTAAAATTCATGGAGGCGGTTGTTGTCGACGACGGCGATTTGCAGCCAGTCCTTCTGTTTGTGCACCAGCATTCTTCTCATGCTCTGACCTCCTGCCCAGTCGGTCTTTTCTGTACTTTATTTTACATGAAAAGCTCCAAAACTGCACGGTCGGCTCTTCCGTCTGCCAAAAAACCGTTCACGAGCCGCTGTTCGGGCAGGACGCCGAGAATATCCCCCTTATCCTCCATAATGACGATAAGGTGATAGCTGTCCCGTCTAAACAGCTGCAGCGTGCTTTGAATCGTATACCCTTTCGGGATGATGATGGGCATCGCCCAGACACCCCGCGCGACGACGCGTGACGCGGATATCGCGCGGCTCGTCAGGAAGCGGAGGAACAGGAACGGGATATTCCGATAGGCTGTCCAATTCGTGAGCAGCAAAAACAACCCGACGGCGAGCAAATTCATGTGAATATGGACGGCATTTCTGCCCTGCATGGCGGGAACGATCGCGTACAGCATCATGAGCAGGCTAAAGAGCAGGCTGATTCGGCTTCCCCAGACGAGCGTGCCATAGAACGTCAGGACGCGGCTCAGCCCTGCCTGCAGCAATTTGCCGCCGTCCAGCGGCAGAATGGGCAGCAAATTGAACAGGCCGATCATGACGTTCGCCTGCCAAACATAAGCCGCCCATTCGTGACTCCATATGCCCAGCGTGCCGAACAGCCAGGCGATGCCGGCCATCCAAACATTTTGCAGAGGTCCGGCAATCGCAACAAGCGCTTCTTCCCTTGCCGGCACCCCGCTGCCCTCTTCCACTTCCGCGACACCGCCGAACGGAAGCAGTTTAACCTCCCGAACACGCCAGCCGAACCCTTTGGCCGTAAACACATGGCCCAGCTCGTGGACGAGCACGATGGCAAACAGCGTCAGCAGCTCGACGAAGTAGCCGGTCACGATGGAGGCGAGCATGACCAGCACGAATAGCGGGTGGAAGGACCACCAGATGCCGCCTAGCTTAATCAATCGGGACGACGTCCGCTGGATCTACGTAATTGCCTCTCTCCTTCACCGCGAAAAACAGCAGGCTCTGCTGGCCTTCATCCGCCGCCGGCAATCGGCCGATCGGCTTGCCTGCTTCAATCCAGTCGTTGACGGCGACTTGAACCGGCCCTAAGTGGCTGTACACGGTGACGCGATCATTGGCATGCTGCACAACGACCGTCTCGCCAAGCTCGCCGTTGCCCGACACGTCGATCACGCGGCCGGTCTCGGCGGCAACGACTTCCTGCCCCGGCTCCCCGGCCAGCTCGACGCCGCTCAGCGTCTCCGCAAAGGTTCGAACCAAGGAACCGCCTGAAATCGGCGAAACGATCGGCAGCTCAACTGCGCCTTCCGCCATCTGGGTTTCCTCACCGCTGCGGTCGCCGAACATCGGGATAAAGGAAGGGGCGCCGGCAAACCAATTCTTATACAAAGCGGCAGCCTTATCAAAATCCATTTCCTCCGTCAGCGCCGCCGTTACCGCCTGCTGTCCCTGCTTCGCAAGTGGCATATCCAGCTTGAACGCCGCGATTACAATGATAAATAGCGCGGCGGATATCGCCGTTTGAATAAATAAGCCGCGAACAATAAAACGATAGTCCGGTCCATTCGGCGCTTTAGGACCGCCCTGCTTGCTAGCGCGAACGTCTTTGCTCGGCAGCGGCGCCATCCGCCAGCCCGCGCTCTCCCACGGATTCGGGTTCGCTTTCCAGAGCCGCTCCGGATCGTCCTCGATCAGCTGCGGCGGCAGCTGGGCGCGCTTGCCGGGCAGCAGCTGCGGCGGATTAGCCGCGCTTTGGCGTTCTTGAGGCAGTACCTGCGTTTGCGAGTGCTGATTCGGATACGATTGACTCGGATATGACTGCTGCGGCATGACCTGGCTGTTGCTGGTATGCTCCATAATCCGGCGGATACGCTCTTGTCTGCGCTCGCGGATCCCGTTTTTTTGCCTCATCGCTGATCCCTCCATCTCTAATCGCTAATATATATGAGCTATTAGGACTAGTTATGTTGAGACTCGGGTACAAGCCGCAAAAGAGAAAAAAAGAGGCGCCCGACTCAACAACCGATTGAGCGGACAACCTCTTAAGTGGCCATTTCGTATTTTTCCTGATGAGCCTTGACGCTGAATACGAGACCGATGCAAAGCATATTGAGCAGCAGCGATGTGCCGCCGTAGCTGATAAACGGAAGCGTAATGCCGGTAATCGGCATCAAGCCGATCATCATGCCGATGTTCTGGAAGACTTGAAAGACGTACATCGAAACGATGCCGATGATGATGAACGAGCCCTTCAAGTCATAACACTGGAACGCGATGATGATCATCCGGTAAATCAATAAGAAGTAGAGCATCAGCACGACGGCGGCGCCTTGGAACCCGAATTCCTCCCCGATGACGACGAAGATCGCATCCGAATACGGATAAGGGATGAATTTCCGGTTTTTCGATTCGCCCTTCATGTAACCATCGCCGGTCAAACCGCCCGAACCGATCGCGATTTTGGCCTTCTGCGCTTGATAAACCTCTTTCTCGGAGGCGGTCTCGGGATTGATGAAGCCGTTGATCCGCTCATACCAGTGCGTCTTCTCGTGTTCCTGCAAATAATCGTGAATTTCCTTGTTGTACGCATTGAACAGGAACATGAACAGCATCAGACCGCCGATCGTAATGGCCAGCCCCAGCAGCACATGCGTATATTTGACGTTCCCGATCCACAGCATGCCGAGCACGATGACGAGATAAATAATCGCGTTACCCAAGTCGGGCTGAATCATAACGAGCGCGAACGGGACAAACGAGAAGAACGCGACGACAAGCAGGTCTTGCCTGACGCGAAGCGCATCTCCCTGCCTTCTGCCCATCAAGTAGGCGACCGTGATGATCAGAATGATCTTCACCATCTCGGCCGGCTGGAATTGCAGACCGCCCGGCAGCTCGAACCAGCTTTTCGCCCCGTTGATCTCTTCGGCGGTGAAATAAACGACAACGAGCAGTACGATGCCTAAGCCGTACAGAAACATCCATGCCTTCAATAAAAGCCGATAATCGAACAGCGTTGCCGCCAGCGCCACGAAAAACCCGAGCCCGTAGAAAACCACCGTTTTCAAGTCATAGCTGGCGTAATCGGGATTGCCGTAGGTCGCGCTGTGCACGAGCAGCGTGCTGACGACCATAAAAGCAAGCAGGATGATCAGCATGCCGAGGTCGACTTTTTTTAATTTAGTAAACACCTAGCATTCACTCATCCTATTCCAAGAAACTTGCGGAACCGTTTCATGACGCCGGCTTTCTCCTCGAGCGGCATGAGCGGAACCATGTCGCCGAGCATCCGGCGCGCGATATTGCGGTACGCGATGGCTGCGCGCGAGGAAGGGTCCATCACGGTAGGCTCGCCGGCATTGGCGGAACGGATGACCTTCTCGTCATCCGGCACGATGCCGAGCAAATCGATCGCAAGCACTTGGCAAATTTCGTCGATATCCAGCATCTCGCCGCTGCGCACCATGTTGGCGCGGATCCGGTTAATGATCAGCCGGGCCGGCACCTGCGTCTGCTCCAGCAGGCCGATGACGCGGTCCGCATCGCGGACGGCTGCATTTTCCGGCGTCGTGACGACGATCGCGCGGTCGGCGCCCGCAACGGCGTTGCGGAAGCCCTGCTCGATGCCTGCCGGACAGTCGATAATGACGTAATCAAAATCTTTCTTCAGCTCAACGACCATGTCGCGCACTTGTTCCGGCGTTACGTCGCTTTTGTCCTTCGTTTGGGCGGCCGGCAGCATGTACAGCTCCTCGAACCGTTTATCCTTCACAAGCGCCTGGTTCAAACGGCAGCGGCCTTCCGCTACGTCGATCAAGTCGTAGATGATGCGGTTTTCCAAGCCCATCACGACATCCAGATTACGCAAGCCGATGTCCGTATCGACCATACACACCTTTTTCCCCAATAACGCCAGCGCCGTTCCAATATTCGCTGAGGTCGTCGTTTTGCCAACGCCGCCTTTACCCGATGTGATTACGATCGCTTCTCCCATGACTCAACTCTCCCCGATCCAGCCATTGGAACTGCCTCATACAGTTCTGCTGCAAATTTGTGACACGCTGATGCGTTGCTCACTGCCCCCGAAATACGGACGGCAGCTTGCGCAGTCGGTGCAGCTGCGTCATTTTGTCTATTTTCATGACGCCTTCGCTTAAATAAGCAAATTCCATCATCGAATCGCCGGTCATCCATTCGTCCGGCGGCCTGCTGATCACTTCGCTGATGCGAAGCTGCGTCGGCCTGAGGAGCGATGCCGCGATAATCGAATCTTCTTTCCCCTTATAGCCGGCATGCGCCAGCCCCCGCAAGGCGCCGAGCACAAAAATATCGCCCGTGCAGAGCAGCGTGCCGCCGGGGTTTAAATCCCCCATGAGCAGCAAATTGCCGTCATGCTCCAGCGTTTGACCCGACCGGATAATGCCGGTCATCACCTTTAAATTGTTGCCGTCGTCAGCCTTCGGCTCCGGACGGGCTTCGCTGTCGATCGACTGAACGAGCAGGTTGCCCTGGCCTCGGATCGCTGACTTGATGCGCTCTTTCTCTTCCTCACTCACTTGGCGGGTGCCCAGCTTAACTTGGACGTGCACGATAGGACCTGTCAGCAGCTGTTGATGCGACTTTTCCAATTTGAACTGCAGTTCATCCAGTAATGCGGAAAAATCGCAAGTGTCGTCAAGAAGGAAGATGAGACCATCCTTGACGCCTTTGATCGTAATATGCTGCTTCTCGGCCACGCTCGTCCCCACCCCTTCTCTATACGATTCTTTTACGGATGCGCTTTTTCCTGCTTTCTGAGCCCGAAAGTGCTATTCTTCTTCGTCTTCGGTTTTGGTCTTGCCCGCACTGCTCTCGAACCAGCGTCTAGCCGGCACGTAGACCGCGAGCGAGAACAAGATTTGAAGAAACACGCTCGGTACGATATGATTCGAAACCGCCCACTCGAACGTCTGATCCGTAAGCCGGAAGACGCGGTAGATGAAATAGACGATCGTATCGTAAACAAGCGTAGACACGCAAATCATGAACAACGCCATCATCAGCGTGCTTCTTCTGCGCTCAAGCAGAAAGCCGGTCATATAGCCGACCAGCCCCATAGTGAACGAATGTACGCCGATAATCCGGCCGTAAAAAGCTAAATCCTGCAGCATGCCGAACGCCATGCCGAGAATTAACGCCGTGTGCCTGCCGCGGTATAGCGCCGCGAACAGGACGAACGCCAATGTAAAATGCGGGACGATGCGGCCGACCATGCTGTCTGGCAGCAGCCAGTAATACAGCGTTCCTTCCGCGAGAAAAAAGAGCAACATGACGCCTACGATTCGCTGCATGCTCATTTCGCGCCAGCTCCCGAATCCGCTTCCGTATGCTGGATAACGACCAATACCTCTGTTAAATGGTCAAAATCCGCAGCCGGCGTAATCGTAGCGGTATACGTCAAGCCGAAGTCGCCGACCTGGCTCGAATCTACCGTACCGATGACCATCCCCCGAGGGAATACGTTGCCGAGACCGGACGTAATGATCGTATCGCCTTTGGTCAGCGGGTCATGCTCGGAAATTTTCGACATCGTCAGCTTGCCGGTATCCGAATTATAGTTGTCCACGATGCCGAAGGACTGCGTCTCTTTACCTAGCACCGTTGCGGCTATCGCCTTCGTATCCGGGGAAGTTTCGCTCAGCTTCGTGATCGGCATGACGGAAGAGTAGAACGGATCTACCCGGTTTACTAGGCCGACGAGCCCTTTTTCCGTAACGACGACCATATTCGGCTTGATGCCGTCCACGGAGCCCAGGTTGATGCGAATCGTTTCCGAGTACGGATCGTTATTGACCGCGACGACATGCGCGAACTTATAATCGTAATTGTACAGTTGCTTCT
It includes:
- the mreD gene encoding rod shape-determining protein MreD, which encodes MSMQRIVGVMLLFFLAEGTLYYWLLPDSMVGRIVPHFTLAFVLFAALYRGRHTALILGMAFGMLQDLAFYGRIIGVHSFTMGLVGYMTGFLLERRRSTLMMALFMICVSTLVYDTIVYFIYRVFRLTDQTFEWAVSNHIVPSVFLQILFSLAVYVPARRWFESSAGKTKTEDEEE
- a CDS encoding M23 family metallopeptidase, producing MRQKNGIRERRQERIRRIMEHTSNSQVMPQQSYPSQSYPNQHSQTQVLPQERQSAANPPQLLPGKRAQLPPQLIEDDPERLWKANPNPWESAGWRMAPLPSKDVRASKQGGPKAPNGPDYRFIVRGLFIQTAISAALFIIVIAAFKLDMPLAKQGQQAVTAALTEEMDFDKAAALYKNWFAGAPSFIPMFGDRSGEETQMAEGAVELPIVSPISGGSLVRTFAETLSGVELAGEPGQEVVAAETGRVIDVSGNGELGETVVVQHANDRVTVYSHLGPVQVAVNDWIEAGKPIGRLPAADEGQQSLLFFAVKERGNYVDPADVVPID
- a CDS encoding M50 family metallopeptidase; the protein is MIKLGGIWWSFHPLFVLVMLASIVTGYFVELLTLFAIVLVHELGHVFTAKGFGWRVREVKLLPFGGVAEVEEGSGVPAREEALVAIAGPLQNVWMAGIAWLFGTLGIWSHEWAAYVWQANVMIGLFNLLPILPLDGGKLLQAGLSRVLTFYGTLVWGSRISLLFSLLMMLYAIVPAMQGRNAVHIHMNLLAVGLFLLLTNWTAYRNIPFLFLRFLTSRAISASRVVARGVWAMPIIIPKGYTIQSTLQLFRRDSYHLIVIMEDKGDILGVLPEQRLVNGFLADGRADRAVLELFM
- a CDS encoding FtsW/RodA/SpoVE family cell cycle protein; the encoded protein is MFTKLKKVDLGMLIILLAFMVVSTLLVHSATYGNPDYASYDLKTVVFYGLGFFVALAATLFDYRLLLKAWMFLYGLGIVLLVVVYFTAEEINGAKSWFELPGGLQFQPAEMVKIILIITVAYLMGRRQGDALRVRQDLLVVAFFSFVPFALVMIQPDLGNAIIYLVIVLGMLWIGNVKYTHVLLGLAITIGGLMLFMFLFNAYNKEIHDYLQEHEKTHWYERINGFINPETASEKEVYQAQKAKIAIGSGGLTGDGYMKGESKNRKFIPYPYSDAIFVVIGEEFGFQGAAVVLMLYFLLIYRMIIIAFQCYDLKGSFIIIGIVSMYVFQVFQNIGMMIGLMPITGITLPFISYGGTSLLLNMLCIGLVFSVKAHQEKYEMAT
- a CDS encoding Rne/Rng family ribonuclease, encoding MRRMLVHKQKDWLQIAVVDNNRLHEFYMEKTEDAGQLVGSVYKGKVINVLPGMQAAFVDIGLPKNAFLYIDDLLHPHLERQSKEKPHINQLLSPGQELIVQVMKEPLGSKGARVTTHFSLPGRFLVYMPEADYIGISKKVMGEAERSRMRTIGEQIRLPGEGVILRTAAIGESSDALQGDVRFLRELWQGIELRSRSAAAPALLHREADLVHRLVRDLLTVEMDELWIDDRTAYAKTETLMKQMAPSMIPRLRLYEKQGQASLFQHYRINEQLHDAFERRVRLGCGGDLVWDQTEALTVIDVNTGKYVGTRDLEDTVFRTNLEAAEQIARLMRIRDVGGIIIVDFIDMEKEEHRNQVMQLLERLVLQDRTKCQVVGWTRLGLLEITRKKVRDQAVSPMLQRGGTSTSRQV
- the mreC gene encoding rod shape-determining protein MreC, with the protein product MRNRRMFVLMIVFILFVAVMGFSIGDRKKLTWPENFALDSSAFVQEWFYRPAGYISGVFHDLANLHAIYKENEELRKVAAAYARDSIKYNFMDAEINRLYEKLHFTERQKQLYNYDYKFAHVVAVNNDPYSETIRINLGSVDGIKPNMVVVTEKGLVGLVNRVDPFYSSVMPITKLSETSPDTKAIAATVLGKETQSFGIVDNYNSDTGKLTMSKISEHDPLTKGDTIITSGLGNVFPRGMVIGTVDSSQVGDFGLTYTATITPAADFDHLTEVLVVIQHTEADSGAGAK
- the minD gene encoding septum site-determining protein MinD; translated protein: MGEAIVITSGKGGVGKTTTSANIGTALALLGKKVCMVDTDIGLRNLDVVMGLENRIIYDLIDVAEGRCRLNQALVKDKRFEELYMLPAAQTKDKSDVTPEQVRDMVVELKKDFDYVIIDCPAGIEQGFRNAVAGADRAIVVTTPENAAVRDADRVIGLLEQTQVPARLIINRIRANMVRSGEMLDIDEICQVLAIDLLGIVPDDEKVIRSANAGEPTVMDPSSRAAIAYRNIARRMLGDMVPLMPLEEKAGVMKRFRKFLGIG
- a CDS encoding septum site-determining protein MinC, producing MAEKQHITIKGVKDGLIFLLDDTCDFSALLDELQFKLEKSHQQLLTGPIVHVQVKLGTRQVSEEEKERIKSAIRGQGNLLVQSIDSEARPEPKADDGNNLKVMTGIIRSGQTLEHDGNLLLMGDLNPGGTLLCTGDIFVLGALRGLAHAGYKGKEDSIIAASLLRPTQLRISEVISRPPDEWMTGDSMMEFAYLSEGVMKIDKMTQLHRLRKLPSVFRGQ